CGCCGTACAGCCCAAGGTGGACGCGCAGGTACAGGTCATTGTCGAAGCCCAGGAACAACTGCTTGCCGTGCGCCGCAGCGCCCGCCAGAACATGTCCGTCCAGCCGTTGTGCACCAGCCGCGAATCGTCCCTGCGGGCTGGATACTTCCAGCCGGTGGCCGGCAAACACCGAAGTGAACTGCCGGGCCAGCCGGTGGATGGAATGCCCCTCAGGCATCAGGAATCCGCGATGGTACCGGTGGTCTCGTACTCGGCAATCTTCGCGATGCGGCGGTTGTGCCGCTCGGCGTTGCTGTAGGGCTCGGCGAGGAAGGCTTCAATGATTTCGGTGGCTTCCTCAACCGTGTGCTGGCGGCCGCCCACCGCGACCACGTTCGCGTCATTGTGTTCGCGGGCAAGCTTGGCCGTGGACAGGTTCCACGCGAGCGCGGCACGGACGCCGCGGACCTTGTTGGCTGCAATCTGCTCGCCGTTGCCGGAACCGCCCAGCACGATTCCCAGTGCATCAATACCGCTCTGCTGGTCAACCACCACGGCCTCGGCTGCGGCAATGCAGAACGCGGGGTAATCATCTTCGGCGTCGTATACCTGCGGGCCGTGGTCTACCATCTCGTAGCCCTTGCCGCGAAGGTGGGCCAGAAGGTGGGCACTGAGTTCCATGCCCGCGTGGTCGGTTGCAATATGGACGCGCATGTTCCATCCGTTTTCTGTGAGGGGAAATCCTGCCCTTCCAGCCTAGCCCGTGATCGCCGGGCACAAATAATGCTCGGCGGTCTGCGTCATGGTGTGCCCGCACCCGAAAAACTGCACTCTTTCGCCGGAAATCCGCGGTTCCTTTCCACCCCGGGCGTTAACCAGTGAGACAATGTTGCAATTGTTATAAGCCGTCAGGCCGAGTTCCGTCAGGCTGAGTTGTGGCGACGGCGGACTCCACTTCGCACATATTGGAAAGGCAACACCTTGCCAGGTATGAATCTCACGCGCTCAGAAGCCCGTGAACGAGCAGAACTGATCAGCGTCGATTCCTATGACGTGAACCTGGACCTCACCCGCGGGGACGAGGTCTTCGGCAGCACCACCGTGGTTCGGTTCTCCGCGCGGCAGGGCGCCTCCACGTTTATCGATGCGGTGACCGCCGCCGTCAGCCGTGTCACCCTGAACGGCGTTGACCTGGACCCCGCCGAGGTGTCCGACGGCGTCCGCATCCAGCTGCCGAACCTTGCCGCCACCAATGAACTCGTGGTGGAAGCCGACGCCTTCTACATGAACACGGGCGAAGGACTGCACCGCTTCGTGGACCCGGTGGACAACGAGGTGTACCTCTACTCCCAGTTTGAGGTCCCGGATTCCCGCCGGATGTTCACCGTCTTTGAACAGCCTGACCTGAAGGCCACGTTCCGCTTCACCGTCACGGCGCCCTCGCACTGGGATGTCATCTCCAACTCCCCCACCCCGGAACCGGTGCCCGCGGGTTCGCTGGAAGAAGGCGGCAAGAACGCCACGTGGTCCTTTGAACCGACCCCCCGCATTTCCTCGTACATCACTGCGCTGATCGCCGGACCGTACCAGTCAGTGCGCAGTGAACTCAGGAGCTCCGACGGCCGGGTAATTCCGCTGGGTGTGTTTGCCCGCAAGTCCCTCATGCAGCACCTCGACGCGGAGAATGTTTTCAAGCTGACCCGCCAGGGCTTCGAGTTCTACGAAGCGCAGTTCGGCACGCCGTACCCGTTTGAGAAGTATGACCAGCTGTTCGTCCCGGAATTCAACGCCGGAGCCATGGAGAACGCCGGAGCCGTTACCTTCCTGGAAAGCTATGTCTTCCGTTCCCGGGTGCCCGATGCCACGGTGGAGCGCCGTGCCATCACCATCCTGCACGAGCTGGCGCACATGTGGTTCGGCGACCTGGTCACCATGCGCTGGTGGAACGACCTGTGGCTGAACGAGTCCTTTGCTGAATTCATGTCCACCCTCGCTGCCGCCGACGCCACTGAGTTCAAGCAGTCCTGGACCACGTTTGCGTCCATGGAGAAGGCCTGGGCCTACCGCCAGGACCAGCTGCCCACCACCCACCCGATCGTTGCCGAGATCCGCGACCTCGAAGACGTGCAGGTGAACTTCGACGGCATCACCTATGCGAAGGGCGCCTCCGTGCTCAAGCAGCTGGTCGCCTGGGTTGGCCAGGACCAGTTCATGGCCGGTGTCCGCCAGTACTTCGGCAAGCACGCCTGGGGCAACACCGAGCTCAAGGACCTGCTCTCGGAGCTGGAAGCTGCCAGCGGCCGCGACCTGAAGGGCTGGTCCGAGCTGTGGCTCGAGACCGCGGGCGTCAACACCCTGCGTCCCGAGCTGGAAGTGGACGACGACGGCGTGATCACCTCGTTCGCGGTTCTCCAGAGCGCCGTGGCCGAGTACCCGACGCTGCGCCCGCACCGGCTCGCCATTGGTTTCTACGACAGCGGCGAGGACGGAAAGCTGCACCGCACCCACCGGGTGGAGCTGGATGTCGACGGCGAACGCACCGACGTTGCCGAGCTCGTGGGACGGCAGCGTCCGGACCTTCTGCTGCTGAACGACGATGACCTGGCCTACGCGAAGATCCGCCTGGATCCGAAGTCCGAGCACACCGCCGTCCGGCGCCTGCGGGACATTGCGGAGTCGCTGCCCCGCACTTTGGTGTGGGCCTCAGCCTGGGACGCTGCGCGCGACGGCGAGATCCCGGCCCGCAACTACGTGGAACTGGTGCTGCAGAACATCGGCTCCGAGTCCGACTCTTCGGTGGTCCAGGTGCTGCTGCGCCAGCTCGCCACCACCCTGGCCTTCTACGTGGCGCCGGCAGACCGGGAGGCCATGACGGCCGCCGCGGCGGACAGCCTGTGGGAGCTGGCGGCCGCGGCAGCACCCGGTTCGGATTCCCAGCTGCAGTTCGTGAAGTCCTTTGCCGGACACGCGGTGACGGATGAGCACCTGGACACGCTGGCCGGACTGCTTTCCGGGGACCGGACGCTGGAGGGCCTGCAGATTGATGCCGACCTGCGCTGGGAACTGCTCACCGGCCTGGTGGCCGGCGGCCGCCTGGGCGAAGCGGACATCGCAGCGGAGGCCGAGAAGGACGCCACCGCCACCGGCCAGCTCGCTGCCGCCATGGCCCGTGCCGCAATCCCCACCGCTGAAGCAAAGGCTGCAGCATGGGAAGCCATTGTGGAGCGCACCGATATGCCCAACGCCGCCCAGCGTTCGGCGATTGTCGGCTTCAGCCGCGTGCACGACTCAGCGCTGCTGGAACCCTACGCGGAGAAGTACTTCTCGTCGGTTCGTGAGGTCTGGAATACCCGGACCCATGAAATTGCCCAGCAGATCGTCACGGGACTGTACCCGTCCCGGCTGACGACTCAGGCCACTGTTGACACAACGGACGCGTTCCTGGAGTCTCTGGGCGACGAAGCTCCCTCGCTGCGCCGGCTCATCCTGGAAAGCCGTGACGGCGTGGTCCGTGCCCTGAAGGCCCAGGCTGCGGACAGGTAATACCCGACCGGCCAGCTAACACAACGGCGGTGTCCCGGCGAAACCCGGGACACCGCCGTCGTCGTGTCGTCAATTTCAACGAGCCACACCAGAAACGGGATGCCAGGAACCATGAACCTTTCCGAACACCGGTACACCGTCTCCCTTGAGTGGACGGGAAACCGGGGCAGCGGCACCTCCACTTACCGCGGCTACGGCCGCGACCACATCATCCGCGCCTCCGGTCTGCCGGATCTGGCCGGCACCGCAGACCCCACCTTCCACGGCGACCGGGACCGGTGGAACCCTGAACAGCTGCTGCTCACGGCGCTCTCTCAGTGCCACATGCTTTCCTACCTGCACGTTGCGGTGAAGCACGGCATCACCGTGGTGGCCTATACCGACGACGCCGAGGGCACCCTGCGCCTGAACCGCGACGGAAGCGGTGAGTTCACCGGTGCCGTGCTCCGTCCCCGGGTCACCGTTGCCGTGGGCGACTCGGCACATGCCGCCCAAGAGCTGCACGCGGAGGCCAACCGGCTATGTTTCATCGCCCGGAGCGTGAATTTCCCGGTGCTGCACGAGCCCGAGACCGCCGTCGCCACCTGAACCGCGCCACCTGAATCTGCACCGCCTGCTACTGCTGGCCTGACTGCTACTGCCGGCCTTGCTACAGGCCGGTGGAACCCAATGCATCCAAAGCGGCCAGCAGGGACGTTTCGCGGGCAGCAGACAACCCGGATTTACGCTCCCGGTGCAGTCCCCTGGCTTCCTCATCGGTGAGGACATCGCGGACGGTGTGTTCAACGGGCCTCAACTCAAGCCCGGCGGCCACGGCGGCAGCATTCGAGCGGGTGGAGAAGCCTTCGTAGCCTTCCGGCATCCACAACGGCAGGGACTCGTTTCCGGCCCAATAGGCCACTCCCTGCTCATGCAGCCACTGCGGATCCGCTGTGCGGAAGCTTCCGTGGTAGCCCGCCGCAGCCGTGGACAGCGTCAGAAGCTCTCCGAAGGGAACGGAGGGACCCATCGTGTTGTACGTGCCGGTCCGGTTGTCCTCAGCTCCCGTCACCAGCCACAGCGCCAGGTCGCGGACGTCAATGGTTTGCGTCATGGTCTCGGCCATGTCGGGGATCAGGACCGGGCTGCGTTCCTGGGCCACCCGTGCGGGCCAGTAGCCAAACCGGTCGCTTTCATCCTCGGGACCGGCGATCAGACCGGGTCTTGTCACCAGCACGTTCCCCGGGCCCAAGTCCCACACCAGTTCTTCGCAGGCAACTTTGCCGGCACCGTATTCATTGTCGGCGGGGTCCGGAAACACTCCGTCGACGGGCTTCAGCGCCGGAACAAGTGCGGCATTCTCGTCTTCTCCCGGGGTGTCGTTGGAGGCGTACACCGAGGCTGTGGACACCAGCGACCAGTGGCTGCTGCGTCCTGACAGTGCGGCCAGGGCTTCCTGAACCTGCTGCGGCTTGCGGGCGACGTCGATCACTGCGTCCCAAACGCCGTCGAGCTCCTCGTAGGCGGACGCGCCTGCGTCCCGATCCGCTCGAACAAAGTCCGCACCGGTGACGGGCGGCCCGGATTCTCCCCGGGCCAGACAGGTCACATCATGACCGCGGGCAACGGCCTGCCGGGCAACTTCGCGGGACAGGAATCGGGTTCCACCAAGAATAAGGATGCGCATGTTGGGAGCCTATCCCGGTAGCCTTGTTTGTGCCCGCAGCTTGGTTGCCAACACGGCAGAGAAGCTCCATCACACGAAAGGGACGGTACCCGTCCGTTGCTGACCGCCGCAGAAATCGACACCCCATCCGTCCCCATTGAGGACTTTGACTGGTCCGGGCTGATCCAGGCAGGGTTCATTATCCTGACCGGCCTGCTGCTCTGGACGGCAGCACGGTTCCTGATCAACCGCGTGGTCCAGCGCGCACAGAAGGGGTATGCGCTCTTCAGCTCATCGAAGCTGAAATGGGCCCAGCCCGTCATGCGCACCCTGGACAGGAAACGCCGCGCCCAGCGTGCAGACACCATCGGCGCACTGCTGCGCAGCGCCGTGAGCCTGTTCATTTGGACCACCGTGATCATCATGGTGCTCAAGGCCGTCGGCATCGACGTTGCCCCCTTGATTGCCAGCGTCGGAATTGTCGGCATCACCCTCGGTTTTGGTGCCCGCGAGCTGATCCGCGATGCCCTGGCCGGATTCTTCATTACCATCGAGGACCAGTACGGCATCGGCGATGTGATTGAAGTGGGCGACACCATCGGTACCGTGCAGTCAGTGGGCATCCGCATCACCCGCATGGTCGATGACCGCGGCGTGATCTGGTATATCCGCAACGGCGAGCTGGCCAAGGTGGGCAACCGCTCGCAGGGGAATTACCGTGAGCCCCAGGAGGTTCCCGGAGAGGGCACCGCAGGCAACGTTGCTTCCGGAAACATTGCCGCGGGCAACGATGCCGCGGCTCCCGCCGAAGCTGCGCCTGCCGCGGCGCCGGCCGCACCTGCCGATTCGACCAAGGGGAAAAACCTGTGAGCACACCGTCAGAGAACCGTCCTTCCATGCCGCTGTCCGTACAGCCTGCCTTTACGCAGCCTGGCTACACGGAGAACTTCTACGAGGCAGTGGGCGGACATCCAACCTTCGTCAAACTGGTTGACGTCTTCTATGACGGTGTTGCCGAGGACCCGCTGATGCGGCCGATGTACCCCGAAGAAGATTTGACCGCAGCCAAAGAGCGTCTGCGGGGATTCCTGGAGCAGTATTGGGGCGGGCCGAAGACCTACTCGGAGCAGCGCGGACATCCGCGGCTGCGGATGAGGCACATGCCCTTTACCGTCACTCCCCAGGCCCGCGACGCGTGGCTAAAGCACATGCGCGACGCCGTCGACGCCTTGGACCTCTCCCCGCTGCACGAAGCGACGCTGTGGGATTACCTGGAGCGCGCCGCACACTCGATGGTCAATTCCGCTTAGGGCAGGCGCGTTCAGCCGTACTTAGGACAGGACAGCTGCCGATCGGATCAGCACGTGGCCCCGGGGCATGCTCAGCCGGATCCAGCGGCCGCAGCGGAACACCGCTGCGGCCCCGTCCGATCCGGCCGGTAAGAAGCCCAGCGTCAGCGCAGCAAACGCCGCACCGGCCGGGACGGGCGCGGAAACGTCCGGCAACTGCTGTCCCCAGACCGCACCGCGTGCAGTCTGGACCACCGGCGCTCCCGAGCTGGCGGGAACCAGTGCAGCAACTTCCCTGATGCCGCGGTGCGCGGCCTGTTCCAACGCTTTGAACGGAATATCCTCGCTGCGCTCCCATCCGCTGCGCGGCGCCCCGACACCGGTCCAGCTTTCCGTAACCGTCATGGGCGGCACCGGCAGTACCGTCTCGGTCTCCCCCATTCGGGCCAGCCGGTCCGCGACTGAGGCCAGGGATACGGCAGTATCAAGCCGTGCCTCGGCAGCGAGCGGCATCGTCCGCATCCCAAGGACGGTGGGGGTGTCCTCTCCCAGTGCACGCGGCCGGAGAACGCAAACATAGGCAGCCAGCACGGATCCCACTGCTTGAAGCCGCACGGCGCCGTCCTCTGCTGCCCTGGCGCGCACGACGAATGTCCTCAGATCGGCTGTGACCTGGGGGTCTGCGAGGACCAGTTCGGTGGCCGCCGGCAGTGACGAGGGCCCGGTCATCGGTTTGCTCCGGCGGACGCGGACATCCCGTTGCCGGCGTTGGCCGGTCTGCTCCTCCGGAAAGGCACGGGGTCCCCGCGCCAGCTCTCCAACACCCGGATCTGCAGATCGGACAGGGCTGTGGGACGGCCGGTTTCCGCGTCAGCCATCACCAGTGTGCATTCAGCGAGGGCGTAGACCGTGCCGTCGTCGTCGGCGATGCGGAAGCCGTACGCGAGGCTGGAACCGCCGACTCCGGTCACCCAGACCTCAACCCATACGGGCTCCTGCCGGTACACCATGGGGGCTCGGTATTCGATTTCCTGATGTGCCACCAGCGTCATCCCGGTTCGGGAGGTCACTGATCGGAAGGTCGCGGCAGGTTCGGCCGGGCTAAGTTCCTCACCAAGCGGCAGGAGACTCAGGCGTACCCGTGCCTCTTCCAGGAACTGGACAAAACGCACGTTGTTCACGTGTCCGTTGGAATCCTCGTCGCCGAAGCGCAGCTGGATGGGAAAGCGATTCATAGGCATGACCCCATCCTCTCAAACGAGGCGGACACCTGCGCATTCCTGCTCCGGCTTGGGTGTGGCCGGACGGTGCGTCTAATCTCGAAGGGGGCCTCCGCGATTTTTCCGGAGCTCTCACCCATGCATATTTTATTTTTGTCCAAGGAGACCAACCACCCATGGCCGACACCGTCGATCCCACCGCTTCCCTGCTGAGCCTGCTTAACCTCAGCCCTGCCGACGGCGCGCAAACAGATGAAGACATTTTTGTGGGCCGATCACAGCAGGAACCGCGGAAACGGGTGTTTGGCGGGCAGGTGCTCGGACAGTCGCTCGTGGCGGCCGCACTGACCGTGGAGCCCGGACGCCTGATGCATTCGATGCACGGCTACTTCCTGCGGCCCGGAGACACGGATATCCCCATTACCTTCGGTGTACAGCGGTTGCGTGACGGCCGGTCCTTCTCGGCCCGGCGGACGCATGCGTACCAGAACGGCGCCCCCATCCTGTCCATGATCTCCTCATTCCAGGAGCCGGGCGAGGGGCTCGACCACCAGGTAGAGATGCCGGACGGAGTTCCGGAGCCGGAGTCGCTGCCGACCACCGCCGAACTGCTTCAGGGCATCGACCATCCCGTAGCCAAGGCTTGGTCCCACGAGCGGCCGATGGACATCCGGCACGTGGAAAAGCCCGTGTACTTCGAAGCCGGACCGGAGAAGGTGGCCCGCAATGCCGTGTGGATGAAGACCTTCGGTCCGATGCCCGATGATCAGAACCTGCACCGTGCGGCCCTGGCCTACGCCAGCGACTACACGCTGCTGGAGTCGGTTCTGCGCCGGCACGGCCTGGCCTGGTCCGCCCGCGGCATGTCCGTGGCCAGCCTGGACCACGCCATGTGGTGGCACCGCCCGCTGCGGGTTGACGACTGGCTGCTCTATGTCCAGGAATCGCCGAGTGCCTCCGGAGCCCGCGGACTGGCAAGCGGCAGGATTTTCAA
This genomic interval from Arthrobacter sunyaminii contains the following:
- a CDS encoding ribose-5-phosphate isomerase is translated as MRVHIATDHAGMELSAHLLAHLRGKGYEMVDHGPQVYDAEDDYPAFCIAAAEAVVVDQQSGIDALGIVLGGSGNGEQIAANKVRGVRAALAWNLSTAKLAREHNDANVVAVGGRQHTVEEATEIIEAFLAEPYSNAERHNRRIAKIAEYETTGTIADS
- the pepN gene encoding aminopeptidase N encodes the protein MNLTRSEARERAELISVDSYDVNLDLTRGDEVFGSTTVVRFSARQGASTFIDAVTAAVSRVTLNGVDLDPAEVSDGVRIQLPNLAATNELVVEADAFYMNTGEGLHRFVDPVDNEVYLYSQFEVPDSRRMFTVFEQPDLKATFRFTVTAPSHWDVISNSPTPEPVPAGSLEEGGKNATWSFEPTPRISSYITALIAGPYQSVRSELRSSDGRVIPLGVFARKSLMQHLDAENVFKLTRQGFEFYEAQFGTPYPFEKYDQLFVPEFNAGAMENAGAVTFLESYVFRSRVPDATVERRAITILHELAHMWFGDLVTMRWWNDLWLNESFAEFMSTLAAADATEFKQSWTTFASMEKAWAYRQDQLPTTHPIVAEIRDLEDVQVNFDGITYAKGASVLKQLVAWVGQDQFMAGVRQYFGKHAWGNTELKDLLSELEAASGRDLKGWSELWLETAGVNTLRPELEVDDDGVITSFAVLQSAVAEYPTLRPHRLAIGFYDSGEDGKLHRTHRVELDVDGERTDVAELVGRQRPDLLLLNDDDLAYAKIRLDPKSEHTAVRRLRDIAESLPRTLVWASAWDAARDGEIPARNYVELVLQNIGSESDSSVVQVLLRQLATTLAFYVAPADREAMTAAAADSLWELAAAAAPGSDSQLQFVKSFAGHAVTDEHLDTLAGLLSGDRTLEGLQIDADLRWELLTGLVAGGRLGEADIAAEAEKDATATGQLAAAMARAAIPTAEAKAAAWEAIVERTDMPNAAQRSAIVGFSRVHDSALLEPYAEKYFSSVREVWNTRTHEIAQQIVTGLYPSRLTTQATVDTTDAFLESLGDEAPSLRRLILESRDGVVRALKAQAADR
- a CDS encoding OsmC family protein, yielding MNLSEHRYTVSLEWTGNRGSGTSTYRGYGRDHIIRASGLPDLAGTADPTFHGDRDRWNPEQLLLTALSQCHMLSYLHVAVKHGITVVAYTDDAEGTLRLNRDGSGEFTGAVLRPRVTVAVGDSAHAAQELHAEANRLCFIARSVNFPVLHEPETAVAT
- a CDS encoding NAD-dependent epimerase/dehydratase family protein; the protein is MRILILGGTRFLSREVARQAVARGHDVTCLARGESGPPVTGADFVRADRDAGASAYEELDGVWDAVIDVARKPQQVQEALAALSGRSSHWSLVSTASVYASNDTPGEDENAALVPALKPVDGVFPDPADNEYGAGKVACEELVWDLGPGNVLVTRPGLIAGPEDESDRFGYWPARVAQERSPVLIPDMAETMTQTIDVRDLALWLVTGAEDNRTGTYNTMGPSVPFGELLTLSTAAAGYHGSFRTADPQWLHEQGVAYWAGNESLPLWMPEGYEGFSTRSNAAAVAAGLELRPVEHTVRDVLTDEEARGLHRERKSGLSAARETSLLAALDALGSTGL
- a CDS encoding mechanosensitive ion channel family protein produces the protein MLTAAEIDTPSVPIEDFDWSGLIQAGFIILTGLLLWTAARFLINRVVQRAQKGYALFSSSKLKWAQPVMRTLDRKRRAQRADTIGALLRSAVSLFIWTTVIIMVLKAVGIDVAPLIASVGIVGITLGFGARELIRDALAGFFITIEDQYGIGDVIEVGDTIGTVQSVGIRITRMVDDRGVIWYIRNGELAKVGNRSQGNYREPQEVPGEGTAGNVASGNIAAGNDAAAPAEAAPAAAPAAPADSTKGKNL
- a CDS encoding globin gives rise to the protein MPLSVQPAFTQPGYTENFYEAVGGHPTFVKLVDVFYDGVAEDPLMRPMYPEEDLTAAKERLRGFLEQYWGGPKTYSEQRGHPRLRMRHMPFTVTPQARDAWLKHMRDAVDALDLSPLHEATLWDYLERAAHSMVNSA
- a CDS encoding acyl-CoA thioesterase; amino-acid sequence: MPMNRFPIQLRFGDEDSNGHVNNVRFVQFLEEARVRLSLLPLGEELSPAEPAATFRSVTSRTGMTLVAHQEIEYRAPMVYRQEPVWVEVWVTGVGGSSLAYGFRIADDDGTVYALAECTLVMADAETGRPTALSDLQIRVLESWRGDPVPFRRSRPANAGNGMSASAGANR
- a CDS encoding acyl-CoA thioesterase, whose product is MADTVDPTASLLSLLNLSPADGAQTDEDIFVGRSQQEPRKRVFGGQVLGQSLVAAALTVEPGRLMHSMHGYFLRPGDTDIPITFGVQRLRDGRSFSARRTHAYQNGAPILSMISSFQEPGEGLDHQVEMPDGVPEPESLPTTAELLQGIDHPVAKAWSHERPMDIRHVEKPVYFEAGPEKVARNAVWMKTFGPMPDDQNLHRAALAYASDYTLLESVLRRHGLAWSARGMSVASLDHAMWWHRPLRVDDWLLYVQESPSASGARGLASGRIFNRAGELVATVAQEGMIRIPEQP